The following are from one region of the Bradyrhizobium sediminis genome:
- a CDS encoding oligosaccharide flippase family protein, which translates to MDTQSASASPAGAITRLRGMLAGFLGGSSDASVTRRLAGTVFIIRVVSAAMAYLSQILLARWMGGSDYGVYVYVWTWVLLLGSMMDFGISASAQKIIPEYRAGGDDALLRGFLFGSRWLTFAVSTVVSVLLAGVVKLLSPWIDAHAVVPLYIGCLTLPAFVVANTQDGIARSHDWMRLGLMPQFIIRQSLIIGLTAGAFALGFNLGATAAMLASAAAVWIAMIGQMIVLNRRLDGEVKPGAKAYDFRGWLSISLPILLVESFYLLLSYTDVLVLQQFRSSEEVGVYFAVVKTLALVSFIHYAMAATTAHRFAEYHALGDKARLSAYVAYAIQWTFWPSLAATILLLAMGKPLLWLFGPQFVVGYDIMFVAAIGLVVRSAIGPVERLLNMLGHQLICALAYALAFAMNVALCVALVPRFGGHGAAAATSASLIFETVLLFWIVRKRLGLHVLAFGKGS; encoded by the coding sequence ATGGACACTCAATCCGCATCAGCTTCGCCTGCAGGCGCGATCACGCGGCTGCGGGGCATGCTTGCCGGCTTTCTCGGCGGCTCCAGCGACGCTTCCGTGACCAGGCGGCTCGCCGGCACGGTATTCATCATCCGCGTCGTCAGCGCCGCCATGGCCTACCTTTCGCAGATCCTGCTGGCGCGCTGGATGGGCGGCTCGGATTACGGCGTCTATGTCTACGTCTGGACCTGGGTGCTGCTGCTCGGCAGCATGATGGATTTCGGCATCTCCGCGTCGGCGCAAAAGATCATTCCGGAGTACCGCGCCGGCGGCGACGACGCGCTGCTGCGCGGCTTCCTGTTCGGCAGCCGCTGGCTGACCTTTGCCGTTTCCACAGTGGTCTCGGTGCTGCTGGCAGGCGTCGTGAAGCTGCTGTCGCCGTGGATCGATGCTCATGCGGTGGTGCCGCTTTACATCGGCTGCCTGACGCTGCCGGCTTTCGTCGTCGCCAATACCCAGGACGGCATCGCGCGCTCGCATGACTGGATGCGGCTCGGACTGATGCCGCAGTTCATCATCCGGCAGTCGCTGATCATCGGCCTCACCGCGGGTGCGTTCGCGCTCGGCTTCAACCTCGGCGCCACCGCGGCGATGCTCGCCAGCGCCGCCGCGGTCTGGATCGCCATGATCGGGCAGATGATCGTGCTGAACCGCCGGCTCGACGGCGAGGTCAAGCCCGGCGCCAAGGCCTACGACTTCCGCGGCTGGCTCTCGATCTCGCTGCCGATCCTGCTGGTGGAAAGCTTCTACCTGCTGTTGTCCTACACTGACGTCCTGGTGCTGCAGCAATTCCGCTCGTCGGAGGAAGTCGGCGTCTATTTCGCCGTGGTGAAGACGCTGGCGCTGGTGTCCTTCATTCACTATGCGATGGCGGCGACCACGGCGCACCGTTTCGCCGAGTATCATGCACTCGGCGACAAGGCGCGGCTGTCGGCCTATGTCGCCTATGCGATCCAATGGACGTTCTGGCCGTCGCTGGCCGCCACCATCCTGCTGCTGGCAATGGGCAAGCCGCTGTTGTGGCTGTTCGGACCGCAATTCGTCGTCGGTTACGACATCATGTTCGTCGCGGCCATTGGCCTTGTGGTCCGCTCGGCGATCGGCCCGGTCGAGCGGCTGCTCAACATGCTCGGCCATCAGCTGATCTGCGCGCTGGCCTATGCGCTGGCGTTCGCGATGAATGTGGCGCTCTGCGTCGCGCTGGTGCCGCGGTTCGGCGGTCACGGCGCCGCCGCTGCGACCTCGGCCTCGCTCATCTTCGAGACCGTGCTCCTGTTCTGGATCGTGCGGAAGCGGCTCGGGCTCCACGTGCTGGCGTTCGGGAAGGGCAGCTGA
- a CDS encoding TauD/TfdA dioxygenase family protein — protein sequence MTVTIRQLHPHFFGEVSGVDLRKPLTPQEARDIEAGMDKYAVLLFRNQDITDEQQLAFALNFGERENARGGTVTKKEDYRLTSGLNDVSNLGKDGKPLPKDHRTHLFNLGNCLWHSDSSFRPIPAKFSLLSARVVNPKGGNTEFADMRAAYDALDDDTKAEIEDMICEHSLMYSRGSLGFLDYTEEEKQMFKPVLQRLVRTHPVHGRKSLYLSSHAGAILGMSVPEARLLLRDLTEHATQPEFVYVHKWTLHDLIMWDNRQTLHRVRRYDQSQPRDMRRATVAGTEPTVAQQAAE from the coding sequence ATGACGGTCACGATCCGGCAACTTCACCCGCATTTTTTCGGCGAGGTTTCCGGCGTCGATTTGCGAAAACCCCTGACGCCGCAGGAGGCCAGGGACATCGAAGCCGGCATGGACAAATACGCCGTGCTGCTGTTCCGCAATCAGGACATCACCGACGAGCAACAACTGGCGTTTGCGCTGAATTTCGGCGAGCGCGAGAATGCGCGCGGCGGCACCGTCACGAAGAAGGAAGATTACCGGCTGACGTCCGGGTTGAACGACGTCTCCAACCTCGGCAAGGACGGCAAGCCGCTGCCGAAGGATCACCGCACCCACCTGTTCAACCTCGGCAACTGCCTGTGGCATTCCGACAGTTCGTTCCGCCCGATCCCAGCGAAATTCTCGCTGCTGTCGGCGCGGGTGGTGAACCCGAAGGGCGGCAACACCGAATTCGCCGACATGCGCGCGGCCTATGACGCGCTCGACGACGACACCAAGGCCGAGATCGAGGACATGATCTGCGAACACTCGCTGATGTATTCGCGCGGATCGCTGGGCTTCCTGGATTACACCGAGGAAGAGAAGCAGATGTTCAAGCCGGTGTTGCAGCGGCTGGTGCGTACCCATCCGGTGCATGGCCGCAAGTCGCTGTATCTGTCGTCGCATGCCGGCGCGATTCTCGGCATGAGCGTGCCGGAGGCGCGGCTTTTGTTGCGCGACCTCACCGAGCACGCCACGCAGCCGGAATTCGTCTACGTCCACAAATGGACGCTGCATGACCTCATCATGTGGGACAACCGCCAGACCCTGCACCGGGTGCGCCGCTACGACCAGTCGCAACCGCGCGACATGCGCCGCGCCACGGTGGCCGGCACCGAGCCCACGGTAGCACAGCAGGCGGCGGAATGA
- a CDS encoding SDR family NAD(P)-dependent oxidoreductase, translating to MSELDFGGRQVLVVGGSSGIGNGVAQAFRAKGARVHVCGTRAAASDYSLAEGSDLEGLGYAQLDVSDPGAIENFRPSFDRLDVLVLAQGAVIYRRGEFEMDGFRKVLEVNLISLMACAGKFHDMLSASRGSLIIVSSTAAYHSTKGNPAYNASKTGAVGLTRTLGQAWAEDGIRVNGIAPGLVDTKMTKVTTANPKRLEGAIERIPLKRLGTPADMAGAALFLASPLSSYIVGQTLIVDGGLIL from the coding sequence ATGAGCGAACTGGATTTCGGCGGCAGGCAGGTTCTCGTAGTCGGCGGCTCCAGCGGCATCGGCAACGGCGTCGCGCAGGCGTTCCGCGCCAAAGGCGCGCGCGTGCATGTCTGCGGCACCCGCGCCGCCGCGTCGGATTACTCGCTCGCCGAGGGATCTGATCTCGAGGGCCTCGGCTACGCGCAGCTCGACGTCAGCGATCCCGGGGCAATCGAGAATTTCAGGCCGTCATTCGACCGGCTCGACGTGCTGGTGCTGGCGCAGGGCGCGGTGATCTACCGCCGCGGCGAATTCGAGATGGACGGATTTCGCAAGGTGCTCGAGGTCAATCTGATCAGCCTGATGGCCTGCGCCGGCAAATTCCACGACATGCTGAGCGCGAGCAGGGGCTCGCTGATCATCGTCAGTTCGACCGCCGCCTATCACTCGACCAAGGGCAATCCGGCCTACAACGCCTCGAAGACCGGTGCCGTCGGGCTGACCCGGACGCTCGGGCAGGCCTGGGCCGAGGACGGCATTCGCGTCAACGGCATCGCGCCCGGCCTCGTCGACACCAAGATGACCAAGGTGACGACGGCAAATCCGAAGCGGCTGGAAGGCGCGATCGAGCGGATACCGCTGAAGCGGCTGGGCACGCCGGCCGACATGGCGGGCGCCGCATTGTTTCTGGCCTCGCCGCTGTCGTCCTACATCGTCGGGCAAACCCTCATCGTCGACGGCGGGCTCATTCTGTAG
- a CDS encoding IS630 family transposase (programmed frameshift): MGGAVRILRLDLTAKDLRAAAGREKDGSAARRMLALAMVLDGMDRKSAAESCGMDRQTLRDWVHRYNAEGLDGLHDLKTPGPTPKLTAEQQAELAKLVEAGPDPARHGVVRWRRVDLRDELQRRFGVALHERSVGKVLAKLGYRRLSVRPRHPQADEEAQEAFKKNFAATVAAQLPDRAKDKPIEIWFQDEARIGQQGTLTRVWAKRGTRPRAPRDQRYEWAYIFGAVCPQRRATAALVLPAADTDAMSMHLAEIGRRVAPGAHAALVIDGAGYHVAARLSVPSNITLVRLPPYAPELNPVENVWEYLRGNKLAITVFESYDDIVDKSCAAWRFFADDPERVASITSRTWATVIP; encoded by the exons ATGGGTGGAGCGGTTAGGATCCTACGGCTTGATTTGACGGCAAAGGACCTTCGTGCGGCGGCGGGCCGGGAGAAGGATGGTTCAGCAGCACGGCGGATGTTGGCTCTTGCGATGGTGCTCGATGGGATGGATCGCAAGTCGGCGGCGGAGAGCTGCGGCATGGATCGCCAGACCCTGCGGGATTGGGTGCATCGCTACAACGCTGAGGGCTTGGACGGCCTGCACGATTTGAAGACGCCAGGTCCCACGCCAAAACTCACAGCGGAGCAGCAAGCCGAACTGGCCAAGCTGGTTGAGGCCGGGCCCGATCCGGCTCGCCATGGGGTAGTGCGCTGGCGGCGCGTGGATTTGCGCGACGAGTTGCAACGGCGCTTTGGCGTCGCATTGCATGAACGCTCGGTCGGCAAGGTGCTGGCGAAGCTCGGCTACCGCCGGCTCTCGGTGCGTCCGCGCCATCCGCAGGCCGACGAAGAAGCCCAGGAGGCCTTTA AAAAAAACTTTGCCGCAACGGTCGCGGCGCAACTCCCCGACCGCGCGAAAGACAAACCCATCGAAATCTGGTTCCAGGACGAAGCCCGCATCGGCCAGCAAGGGACGCTGACCCGCGTCTGGGCCAAGCGAGGAACACGGCCTCGTGCGCCACGCGACCAACGCTACGAGTGGGCTTACATTTTTGGCGCCGTCTGTCCGCAACGCCGAGCTACGGCGGCGCTCGTCCTGCCCGCCGCCGATACCGATGCCATGTCCATGCATCTGGCCGAAATCGGCCGCCGTGTTGCGCCGGGAGCACATGCTGCGCTCGTCATTGATGGCGCAGGCTATCACGTCGCGGCGCGTCTCTCCGTTCCAAGCAACATCACGCTCGTCCGCCTGCCGCCCTACGCTCCAGAGCTGAACCCGGTCGAGAATGTCTGGGAATATCTGCGCGGCAACAAACTCGCCATCACCGTGTTCGAAAGCTACGACGACATTGTCGACAAATCCTGCGCTGCTTGGCGCTTCTTCGCCGACGACCCCGAGCGCGTTGCCTCAATCACATCCAGAACCTGGGCGACGGTCATTCCTTGA
- a CDS encoding YqgE/AlgH family protein: MTSHTAAGRSDDSDHRGYLDGQILIAMPVMGDPRFERSVIYLCAHSSEGAMGIIVNRPAGSIDFPELLVQLDIIQKADQIKLPENAESMKVLKGGPVETGRGFVLHSSDFFIQDATLKIDDGICLTATVDILKAIAKGAGPKHAILALGYAGWAPGQLETEIQDNGWLHCDADPDLIFGGDVEEKYLRALRKIGIDPGMLSNEAGHA, translated from the coding sequence ATGACCAGCCACACCGCCGCCGGCCGTAGCGACGATTCGGACCATCGCGGCTATCTCGATGGCCAGATCCTTATCGCCATGCCGGTGATGGGCGATCCTCGCTTCGAGCGTTCGGTGATCTATCTCTGCGCGCATTCCTCCGAAGGCGCCATGGGCATCATCGTCAATCGCCCGGCCGGCAGCATCGACTTTCCCGAATTGCTGGTGCAGCTCGACATCATCCAGAAGGCCGACCAGATCAAGCTGCCGGAAAACGCCGAGAGCATGAAGGTGCTGAAAGGCGGCCCGGTCGAGACCGGCCGCGGCTTCGTGCTGCATTCGAGCGATTTCTTCATCCAGGATGCGACGCTGAAGATCGACGACGGCATTTGCCTGACCGCGACCGTGGATATTCTCAAGGCGATCGCCAAAGGCGCCGGGCCGAAACACGCGATCCTCGCGCTCGGCTATGCCGGCTGGGCGCCGGGACAATTGGAAACAGAAATCCAGGACAATGGCTGGCTGCATTGCGACGCCGATCCGGACCTGATCTTCGGCGGCGATGTCGAGGAAAAATACCTGCGCGCGCTGCGCAAGATCGGTATCGATCCGGGCATGCTGTCGAACGAAGCGGGGCATGCGTAA
- a CDS encoding SDR family NAD(P)-dependent oxidoreductase, translating into MSDFKQLSRSVKGLNVFVTGAASGMGRATARVFAAEGASVAVTDYSAEGAMAVADAIVASGGSAKAWTLDVASADDIKTVVGAVAAHFGGLDIVVNNAGMSVRVAIDDDGYDEAWAKGLAVMLTAHQRIIRAALPHLRRSKSPRIVNIASTEALGATALHSPYSAAKAGVVGLTRSLAVELGRDGITVNCICPGPIRTAITERISEEHKAIYARRRTALNRYGDPEEVAHMTLSLCLPAASFLTGAVIPVDGGLMARNA; encoded by the coding sequence ATGTCCGATTTCAAACAGCTCAGCCGCTCGGTCAAAGGGTTGAACGTTTTCGTCACCGGAGCGGCCAGCGGCATGGGCCGCGCCACCGCGCGGGTGTTCGCGGCCGAGGGCGCCAGCGTCGCGGTGACGGATTATTCGGCCGAAGGCGCCATGGCCGTTGCCGATGCGATCGTGGCGAGCGGCGGCAGCGCCAAAGCCTGGACGCTCGATGTCGCCAGCGCCGACGACATCAAGACCGTCGTCGGCGCCGTCGCCGCGCATTTCGGCGGGCTCGATATCGTCGTCAACAATGCCGGCATGTCGGTGCGGGTGGCGATCGACGACGACGGCTACGACGAAGCCTGGGCGAAGGGACTTGCCGTGATGCTGACGGCGCACCAGCGCATCATCCGCGCCGCGCTGCCGCATTTGCGCCGGTCGAAATCGCCGCGGATCGTCAACATCGCCTCCACCGAGGCGCTCGGCGCCACCGCCTTGCACAGCCCCTATTCGGCGGCCAAGGCCGGCGTCGTCGGGCTGACCCGTTCGCTCGCGGTGGAGCTCGGCCGCGACGGCATCACCGTGAACTGCATCTGCCCGGGTCCGATCAGGACCGCAATAACGGAGCGGATTTCGGAGGAGCACAAGGCGATCTATGCGAGGCGCCGAACCGCGCTCAACCGCTACGGCGATCCCGAGGAAGTCGCGCACATGACGCTGAGCCTGTGCCTGCCGGCAGCCTCGTTCCTGACCGGCGCGGTCATCCCGGTGGACGGCGGCCTGATGGCCCGCAACGCCTGA
- a CDS encoding lytic murein transglycosylase has translation MLGRTGAVMLAAALLLGGEAKAQTSGDGISNLLGNIFSGQKSGTPAQPQAAPGPGAAPPWSGEDGASGHPLMTASAIREAAANFGNCVAAMWPDAARRHISQASFQRFTAGLEPDLRIMDLMDSQPEFTKAIWDYLDILVNDNRLAKGREILAKYKPQFDAVEKAYGVDRYIVASIWGIESNYSTMMGDRSVLNSTATLACIGRRQKYFRDEFLSALEILHRGDLRPEQLRGSWAGAFGPTQFMPTAFKRYAVDADGDGRRDVVDNPHDLIASTANNLKKDGWQTGATWGYEVVLPAGFNFMLADRAKAMTIAQWQQLGLTRPGGKPFPNPADKAYLLAPAGAEGPGFLMLQNFRVIMRYNPAEAYALAIGHFADRLRGGAPFVQPWPRQERVLSRAERLELQQLLARRGFYQGTPDGQLGGRTREALRGFQASIGAPADGFASSDVLERLRGR, from the coding sequence ATGTTGGGTCGAACCGGCGCGGTCATGCTCGCGGCGGCGCTCCTGCTCGGCGGCGAGGCCAAGGCCCAAACGTCCGGCGACGGAATTTCCAACCTGCTCGGCAACATCTTCTCCGGCCAGAAATCGGGCACGCCGGCGCAGCCGCAAGCGGCGCCCGGCCCCGGCGCTGCACCGCCTTGGAGCGGCGAGGACGGCGCCTCCGGGCACCCGCTGATGACGGCTTCCGCGATCCGCGAGGCGGCGGCGAATTTCGGCAATTGCGTCGCCGCGATGTGGCCCGACGCCGCGCGCCGCCATATCTCGCAGGCAAGCTTCCAGCGCTTCACCGCCGGGCTCGAGCCCGATCTGCGCATCATGGACCTGATGGATTCGCAGCCGGAATTCACCAAGGCGATCTGGGATTATCTCGACATTCTCGTCAACGACAATCGCCTCGCCAAGGGCCGCGAAATCCTCGCCAAATACAAGCCGCAGTTCGACGCGGTGGAAAAGGCCTATGGCGTCGACCGCTACATTGTCGCGTCCATCTGGGGCATCGAGTCGAATTATTCGACGATGATGGGCGATCGCAGCGTGCTCAATTCCACGGCGACGCTGGCCTGCATCGGCCGCCGCCAGAAATACTTCAGGGACGAATTCCTCTCGGCGCTGGAAATCCTGCACCGCGGCGATCTGCGCCCCGAGCAGCTGCGCGGCTCCTGGGCCGGCGCGTTCGGGCCGACGCAATTCATGCCGACCGCATTCAAGCGCTATGCGGTCGACGCCGACGGCGACGGCCGCCGCGACGTGGTCGACAATCCCCATGACCTGATCGCCTCGACCGCCAACAACCTCAAGAAGGACGGCTGGCAGACCGGCGCGACCTGGGGCTACGAGGTCGTGCTGCCCGCGGGCTTCAACTTCATGCTGGCGGACCGCGCCAAGGCGATGACGATTGCGCAATGGCAGCAGCTCGGCCTGACCCGCCCCGGCGGCAAGCCGTTCCCGAACCCGGCCGACAAGGCCTATTTGCTGGCGCCGGCCGGCGCCGAGGGGCCGGGTTTCCTGATGCTGCAGAATTTCCGGGTGATCATGAGATACAACCCGGCCGAGGCCTATGCGCTGGCGATCGGCCATTTTGCCGACCGCCTGCGCGGCGGCGCGCCGTTCGTGCAGCCCTGGCCGCGGCAGGAACGGGTGCTGTCACGGGCCGAGCGGCTGGAACTGCAGCAGCTGCTGGCCCGGCGCGGCTTCTACCAGGGCACCCCGGACGGCCAGCTCGGCGGGCGGACGCGGGAAGCGCTGCGCGGCTTCCAGGCTTCGATCGGGGCGCCGGCCGACGGTTTCGCCTCCTCCGACGTTCTGGAGCGGCTCAGGGGGCGCTGA
- a CDS encoding protein-disulfide reductase DsbD domain-containing protein: MIVIVPLRAALGLAATMLMSSLAIEACAQDSSPWQRDDHSAVRLLAGSRSGAVLLGGIAFQLQPGWKTYWRTPGDSGVPPRFDFSKSENVEAVTVLWPAPMKFDDGAGGTSLGYKTQIVLPLRIVARNADKPVKLRAEISYAVCEKLCIPVEARAELAFTSVASTEDSALSAALDTVPKPANVGDPNPMTIRDVRRDGKSGVLVDVVAPDARDVSLFVEGPTPDWALPVPKLLEGGPPGVKRFGFELDGLPPGAKPEGAALKLTLVGGDRAYEFNVNLN, from the coding sequence ATGATCGTGATAGTTCCCCTGCGGGCCGCGCTCGGCCTGGCCGCCACAATGTTGATGTCATCGCTGGCGATCGAGGCCTGCGCCCAGGATTCCTCGCCGTGGCAGCGGGATGATCATTCCGCGGTGCGGCTGCTGGCGGGATCGCGCAGCGGCGCGGTGCTGCTCGGCGGTATCGCCTTCCAGCTCCAGCCGGGCTGGAAGACCTACTGGCGCACCCCGGGGGATTCCGGGGTACCTCCACGCTTCGATTTCTCGAAATCGGAGAATGTCGAAGCCGTGACCGTTCTGTGGCCGGCCCCGATGAAGTTCGACGACGGCGCCGGCGGCACCTCGCTGGGCTACAAGACCCAGATCGTGCTGCCGCTGCGGATCGTCGCCAGGAACGCCGACAAGCCGGTGAAACTGCGCGCCGAGATCAGCTACGCGGTCTGCGAGAAGCTCTGCATCCCTGTCGAAGCCAGGGCCGAACTCGCCTTCACCAGCGTGGCGAGCACCGAGGACAGCGCGCTGTCCGCAGCCCTCGATACCGTGCCCAAGCCCGCCAATGTCGGCGATCCCAACCCGATGACCATCCGCGACGTCAGGCGCGACGGCAAATCCGGCGTGCTGGTCGACGTCGTGGCACCCGACGCCCGCGACGTCAGCCTGTTCGTCGAAGGGCCGACGCCGGACTGGGCGCTGCCGGTTCCGAAGCTGCTCGAAGGCGGGCCCCCCGGGGTCAAGCGCTTCGGCTTCGAGCTCGACGGCCTGCCGCCGGGCGCCAAGCCGGAGGGCGCCGCCCTCAAACTGACCCTGGTCGGCGGCGACCGCGCCTACGAATTCAATGTCAATTTGAATTAG
- a CDS encoding SGNH/GDSL hydrolase family protein, with protein sequence MSKQKSFFRVFTESGPLIVLAVAVALLVGIAGPASAQFFNFGGPPRPAAPRSGGGWFGGDLFAPFQQQAPKRVENFSRAPPPDKRDPTIIPERNVLVLGDAMADWLAYGLEDAYSEQPDMGVIRKHKTVSGLIKYQPKGEPADWAAAARGILANEKPDAIVVMLGLNDRVAIREPAADKSDKKGDRKDARGKTDAKPGDTKPAAKPDDAADAAKHDGKPADAEADDAADSDVPPIIAPEKTTRAANGLYEFRDERWVEIYAKKIEEMIGVLKSKGVPVLWVGLPIVRGPKATADMLFLNSLYRDGAGKAGITYVDVWDGFVDEAGRFLQQGPDFEGQIRRLRSYDGVYFTKPGARKLAHYVEREITRLMASRSAPITLPTEPATPDANALPGQPAPRPLAGPILPLVASSVGTDQLLGGPGSRPAAVDALAARTLVKGEPLAPPAGRADDFVWPRREVGREQAKGETPVASTAPDGTVAIPGAPPKPAPAKKLVRPAQPAAAPPPSLGNFFGFGASPRPAPPPPPRAPATAPRPPGNVGRSASAPGVFAR encoded by the coding sequence ATGTCCAAGCAAAAGTCCTTTTTCCGGGTGTTCACCGAAAGCGGCCCGCTGATCGTGCTGGCGGTTGCGGTCGCGCTTTTGGTCGGGATCGCCGGACCGGCGTCGGCGCAGTTTTTCAATTTCGGCGGACCGCCCCGGCCGGCGGCGCCGCGCAGCGGCGGCGGCTGGTTCGGCGGCGACCTGTTCGCGCCATTCCAGCAGCAGGCGCCGAAGCGGGTCGAGAATTTTTCCAGGGCGCCGCCGCCGGACAAGCGCGACCCCACGATCATCCCGGAGCGCAACGTGCTGGTGCTCGGCGACGCCATGGCGGACTGGCTCGCCTACGGCCTCGAGGATGCCTATTCCGAACAGCCGGACATGGGCGTGATCCGCAAGCACAAGACCGTCTCCGGCCTGATCAAATATCAGCCCAAGGGCGAACCTGCGGACTGGGCCGCCGCGGCAAGAGGCATTCTCGCCAACGAGAAGCCGGACGCCATCGTCGTCATGCTCGGACTCAACGACCGCGTCGCGATCCGCGAACCGGCGGCCGACAAGTCCGACAAGAAGGGCGACAGGAAGGACGCCCGCGGCAAGACAGATGCCAAGCCTGGCGACACCAAGCCCGCGGCGAAGCCGGATGATGCGGCCGATGCCGCGAAGCACGACGGCAAGCCGGCCGACGCTGAAGCCGATGACGCCGCCGATAGTGACGTGCCGCCGATCATCGCGCCGGAGAAAACCACGCGCGCCGCGAACGGCCTGTATGAGTTTCGCGACGAGCGCTGGGTCGAGATCTACGCCAAGAAGATCGAAGAGATGATCGGCGTCCTGAAATCCAAGGGCGTGCCGGTATTGTGGGTCGGTCTTCCCATCGTGCGCGGCCCGAAGGCGACCGCCGACATGCTGTTCCTGAATTCGCTGTATCGCGACGGCGCCGGCAAGGCCGGCATCACCTATGTCGACGTCTGGGACGGTTTCGTCGACGAGGCCGGCCGCTTCCTGCAGCAAGGTCCTGACTTCGAAGGACAGATCCGCCGCCTGCGCTCCTATGACGGCGTGTATTTCACCAAGCCCGGCGCGCGCAAGCTTGCGCATTATGTCGAGCGCGAGATCACGCGGCTGATGGCGTCGCGTTCGGCGCCGATCACGCTGCCGACCGAGCCGGCGACGCCCGACGCCAACGCGCTGCCCGGTCAGCCGGCGCCGCGCCCGCTGGCTGGACCGATCCTGCCGCTGGTGGCCTCCTCCGTCGGCACCGATCAATTGCTCGGCGGCCCCGGCTCGCGACCGGCTGCGGTCGATGCGCTGGCGGCGCGAACCCTGGTCAAGGGCGAACCGCTGGCGCCGCCCGCCGGACGCGCCGATGATTTCGTCTGGCCGCGCCGCGAGGTCGGACGCGAACAGGCCAAGGGCGAAACGCCGGTGGCTTCCACGGCGCCGGATGGCACAGTTGCGATCCCGGGCGCTCCGCCGAAACCTGCGCCAGCCAAGAAGCTCGTTCGCCCGGCACAACCGGCGGCCGCGCCGCCGCCGTCATTGGGCAACTTCTTCGGCTTCGGCGCCTCGCCGCGGCCGGCGCCGCCTCCGCCCCCGCGGGCTCCCGCCACCGCGCCGCGCCCGCCGGGCAATGTCGGGCGATCGGCATCGGCGCCGGGCGTGTTCGCGCGTTAG
- a CDS encoding CobW family GTP-binding protein, with protein MDYIDHDSAVSPSPIPVTILTGFLGAGKTTLLNRILNGDHGLKVAVLVNDFGAINIDAELVVGVESNVISLANGCICCTIRDDLIETVMETIRRPEQPEYILLEASGVAEPSGIAMTFNNPGLRDRIRLDCILCVVDGEQVFAAPEMMELKIFQMACADMIILNKVDLVGGDQIGKIKKWLDSRFHRYRLIEASHCNVPLEVLLSVGRFAPTRVGSSLHELEPRDCGDPNCNREHHHDHSKAFSTWSYETDQPLSLEALREAASKLAANVYRAKGVIYSADAPERRAVLQVVGRRVDISLEDAWGKRRPRTQIVAIGAHGAIDKEALHHKLEQCLSTP; from the coding sequence ATGGACTATATTGATCACGACTCCGCGGTCAGCCCGTCACCGATCCCGGTGACCATCCTCACTGGCTTCCTTGGCGCAGGCAAGACAACGCTGCTCAACCGCATCCTCAACGGCGATCACGGTCTGAAGGTGGCCGTGCTGGTCAATGATTTCGGCGCAATCAACATAGACGCCGAACTTGTCGTAGGTGTCGAGAGCAACGTCATCAGCCTTGCCAACGGCTGCATCTGCTGCACCATCCGCGACGACCTCATCGAGACGGTGATGGAGACGATCAGGCGGCCGGAACAGCCTGAATACATCCTGCTGGAAGCCAGCGGCGTGGCCGAACCATCCGGCATTGCCATGACCTTCAACAATCCCGGCTTGCGCGACCGCATTCGGCTGGACTGCATCCTGTGCGTGGTGGATGGCGAGCAGGTGTTTGCCGCGCCGGAGATGATGGAGTTGAAGATCTTCCAGATGGCGTGCGCCGACATGATCATCCTGAACAAGGTAGACCTGGTGGGCGGCGACCAGATCGGCAAGATCAAGAAGTGGCTGGACAGCCGCTTCCATCGCTACCGGCTCATCGAAGCAAGCCACTGCAACGTGCCGTTGGAGGTCTTGCTTTCCGTTGGCCGATTCGCCCCAACGCGGGTGGGTTCGAGTCTGCACGAGTTGGAGCCCCGCGACTGTGGTGACCCCAATTGTAATCGCGAACACCACCATGACCACTCGAAAGCCTTCAGCACTTGGAGTTACGAGACTGACCAGCCTCTCTCGCTAGAGGCGCTGCGCGAGGCGGCGTCAAAGCTGGCGGCGAACGTCTACCGCGCCAAAGGCGTGATCTACTCGGCCGACGCCCCGGAGCGCCGCGCGGTGTTGCAGGTGGTCGGCCGGCGCGTGGACATTTCGTTAGAGGACGCGTGGGGGAAGCGTCGGCCTCGAACACAGATCGTGGCCATCGGAGCACACGGCGCCATCGACAAGGAGGCATTACACCACAAGCTTGAGCAGTGCCTGAGTACTCCTTGA